In the Bacteroidia bacterium genome, one interval contains:
- a CDS encoding glycosyltransferase family 4 protein — translation MHILYLHQYFCPPEGSGNNRSYEFAKEWAKTHTVTILTTKAYFPKDYFNSHRFIEHVCHLQIDNINVEVLNIDYAHTMNYAQRIHAFMQYVILSIRYLKRHHNFDVIYASSTPLSVGWIAYQAYKRYKIPYFFEVVDLWPDVPIEMGIIRNPFFKKWLWKWEKKIYTYADGIITLSSGMTKKILAKKIPESKIFTVPNGTNTNFFKPCPIEKKQGYKSALGFNSTDFIAIYSGTVGRANGVKYLIEIANLAQKDNLKAVKFVIVGSGNRIKEVKTLVQKYELNNIYFFDAVPKTQILPYLYAADVGIITFEKYPILNTNSANKFFDYLAVGLPICANYQGWQAEVAHNKAGLFAPSDDISTFYQNFKKLFFDSSMRSEFARNAVELSRMYDRKHLSAQVLSLLERQYNAKKEQQVSSAL, via the coding sequence ATGCATATTTTATACTTGCATCAGTATTTTTGTCCGCCCGAGGGCAGCGGAAATAATCGTTCTTATGAATTCGCAAAGGAATGGGCAAAAACACACACGGTTACCATACTTACCACTAAGGCTTACTTTCCGAAAGACTATTTTAATTCGCATAGATTCATTGAACACGTTTGCCACTTACAAATAGACAACATTAACGTAGAGGTCTTAAACATTGACTATGCGCATACTATGAATTACGCACAGCGGATACATGCCTTTATGCAGTACGTAATACTCTCAATCCGATACTTAAAGCGGCATCACAATTTTGATGTAATATATGCTTCTTCTACTCCTTTAAGCGTAGGTTGGATAGCGTATCAAGCATATAAGCGATATAAGATACCTTATTTTTTTGAAGTGGTAGATCTTTGGCCTGATGTCCCCATTGAAATGGGTATTATCCGAAATCCTTTTTTCAAAAAATGGCTTTGGAAGTGGGAAAAAAAAATTTATACCTATGCCGATGGGATTATTACACTCTCATCAGGAATGACGAAAAAAATTCTCGCTAAAAAAATACCTGAAAGCAAAATTTTTACCGTTCCTAACGGAACAAATACGAACTTCTTTAAGCCTTGTCCCATAGAAAAGAAACAGGGGTACAAAAGCGCACTGGGTTTTAACTCAACGGACTTTATTGCTATCTACTCGGGTACTGTGGGCAGGGCAAATGGAGTAAAGTACCTCATAGAGATAGCAAATTTAGCCCAAAAGGATAATTTGAAAGCAGTCAAGTTTGTGATTGTAGGTTCAGGAAACCGAATAAAAGAAGTCAAAACGCTTGTTCAAAAGTATGAACTGAATAATATATATTTTTTTGACGCTGTGCCTAAAACGCAAATTTTACCTTACTTGTATGCAGCCGATGTAGGTATAATTACCTTTGAAAAATATCCTATTCTCAATACTAATAGCGCTAACAAATTTTTTGACTATCTTGCAGTAGGTTTACCCATCTGTGCTAACTATCAAGGTTGGCAAGCAGAGGTAGCTCATAATAAAGCAGGTTTATTTGCACCTTCTGATGACATAAGTACCTTTTATCAAAACTTCAAAAAACTTTTTTTTGACTCATCCATGCGCAGCGAATTTGCTCGCAATGCTGTGGAATTATCGCGAATGTATGATAGAAAACATTTGTCCGCACAAGTATTGAGTCTACTTGAAAGGCAATATAATGCCAAAAAAGAGCAACAAGTATCATCCGCACTTTGA
- a CDS encoding DinB family protein, with product MERMAKIASYCNGNKDLDRALKDFPPEMWSYRPTPKSWSINQILAHLADSEAHAYIRLRKIIAEPEKMVIGYDQDKWADRLFYEQQDPTLSLMVFKFLRTANAELLKIIPEEVWDHFVFHEDYGKITLYDWLDKHERHLHLHIFQMYRNLKSWEEEAN from the coding sequence ATGGAGAGAATGGCAAAAATAGCATCGTATTGCAACGGTAATAAGGATCTGGACAGGGCATTGAAAGATTTTCCACCTGAAATGTGGTCTTACAGACCTACGCCCAAAAGTTGGAGCATCAATCAGATTTTAGCTCACCTTGCGGATAGTGAAGCACATGCATATATCCGCTTACGCAAAATTATCGCAGAACCTGAAAAAATGGTCATCGGCTACGACCAAGATAAATGGGCAGATAGACTGTTTTACGAACAACAAGATCCCACTTTGAGCTTAATGGTATTCAAGTTCCTGCGCACTGCTAATGCCGAACTTCTTAAAATTATCCCTGAAGAAGTATGGGATCATTTCGTATTCCACGAAGACTACGGAAAGATAACACTGTATGATTGGTTAGATAAACACGAAAGACATTTACATTTGCATATTTTTCAAATGTACAGAAACTTAAAATCCTGGGAGGAGGAAGCAAACTGA